The DNA window AGGACGTACACGTTGGGTCGGCAAGCGCCCCCACAATCGTGGCGTCACAATGAACCCGGTCGACCATCCTCATGGTGGTGGTGAGGGCCGCACCTCCGGTGGCCGTCATCCGGTAACCCCTTGGGGCCAGCCGACACGTGGTTACAAGACCCGTAACAACAAGCGCACCGACAACATGATCGTGAAGCGGAAGCAAAAGAGCTAGGGCAGGTAGAAGAAATATATGGGCCGTTCCCTCAAAAAAGGACCGTTTGCTGACGGTCATCTGGTCGACAAGCTGGTGGCCATGAACGAACGCAACGAGAAGAAGGTCATCAAGACCTGGTCTCGCCGCTCGACGATCATGCCGCTCTTTATCGGTCACACGCTAGCCGTCCACCAGGGCAAGAAGTTCATCCCTGTGTACGTGACGGAAAACATGGTTGGTCACAAGCTCGGTGAGTTTGCGCCTACGCGCACCTTCAAGGGCCATGTGGCAAAGAGCAACGAGAAGGGCAGATAGGAGCGCGCGATGATTGCAAAAGCAGAAGCTCGATACGTACGCACCAGCCCGCAGAAGTGCCGTCTTGTCATTGACTTGATTCGTGGCCTGAAGGCTGGCGAGGCGATCAATGTTCTCAAGATGACGAACAAGCGGATGGCTCCGGTAGTGGAGAAGCTGCTCCGCAGCGCCATCGCCAACGCCGAAAACAAGCAGAACGACATCGACGTGGACAACCTCTTTGTGAGCGAGTGTTTCGTGAACGAAGGCCCGCGCATGAAGCGCATCCGTCCCGCCCCGATGGGTCGCGCGTATCGCTACCAGAAAAGAATTGCCCACATTGTGGTGAAGGTCTCAGACGGCTCCCCGGTTGAAGTGGAAGCTGGAGCATAAGGAAAATAGCGAATGGGTCAGAAAGTACATCCCTTTGGATTCCGTCTCGGGGTCACCAAAACCTGGAAGAGCCGTTGGTTCGCCAAGCAGGATTATTCGAAGCTCCTCTTTGAAGATCTCGAACTGAAGGATTCGCTGCGCAACCGCCTGAAGAGTGCGGGTGTGAGTTCGATCGAAGTCGATCGGCCGGGGAACAAGTTGCGGATCACCATCCGTACCTCGCGTCCCGGGATCATCATCGGCCGCAAGGGCGCCGAGATTGAGAAGCTGAAGCAGGATCTGGCCAAGAAGACCAAGCGCGAAGTGTTCATTGATATCCAGGAAGTGCACAAGCCCGAGCTTGATGCCCAACTGGTCAGCGAATCGATTGCGCTGCAGCT is part of the Bryobacter aggregatus MPL3 genome and encodes:
- the rpsS gene encoding 30S ribosomal protein S19 — translated: MGRSLKKGPFADGHLVDKLVAMNERNEKKVIKTWSRRSTIMPLFIGHTLAVHQGKKFIPVYVTENMVGHKLGEFAPTRTFKGHVAKSNEKGR
- the rplV gene encoding 50S ribosomal protein L22; protein product: MIAKAEARYVRTSPQKCRLVIDLIRGLKAGEAINVLKMTNKRMAPVVEKLLRSAIANAENKQNDIDVDNLFVSECFVNEGPRMKRIRPAPMGRAYRYQKRIAHIVVKVSDGSPVEVEAGA